DNA sequence from the Candidatus Nealsonbacteria bacterium CG07_land_8_20_14_0_80_39_13 genome:
CTTTTACGATACTTCAAAATGAAAAATGAATTTTTAAATCTTAATGGGCTTTTAGTTAAAAACGAAAAGGCTGTCATCAAAAAAATTACGTCTTTCCAAAGGCAAGGCCGGGGGAAAATACATATTGTTCTGGATTTTGATAAGACATTGGTCAGGGGAAAGGACAAAAAGGGAAGAAAAATAACCGTCTGGGATGCAATGGAACAATTTGTGCCGAAAGAGAAACAATTGGAGTCCATTGAAAAGTATGAAAAGTACAGGGTTTTTGAACTCAAACAAAAACTTTCCGCAACTCATGCTTTGGAATGGTGGGGATGGAACCTTGACTTATTCAAAGGCTTGAGGGCGTCCAGGATTAAAGAAGCATCCCGTTTATTGCAAACAAGACCATTTGTAAAAAAATTTTTTAACATTTGCCAAGAAAAAAATATACCCACGATAATTATCTCAGCCAGCATCAGAAATGTAATAGAGTCATGGTGTCTAAGGGAGAAGATCCGACCAACAAAACTACTTTCCACGGAATTATCTGTTTCCGGCGGGAAGATAATCGGTTGGGAGAAAGATACTCTAATTCACTCTCTTAATAAAAAAGAAAGGGGTCATAAGGAAATTTCGGCCAAAGGCCGACCAGTCTCTGGCTGGAAAAAAATAAAAGAAACGAGGCCCAAAACAATTCTGATATAGGGGACAGCCTTGATGATGTATCTATGGTTGAGGGGAAGGATAACGTTATAAGAATTGCAATTTATGATCCGATTCATGGCAATGATAACAGCGAGTTGGATGAATTTATGAAAAATTTTGACATAGTATTTGTCGGAGATAATTTTAAACCGATAACAAAAATCCTAAATTTATTTTAAAATGAATATGGAGAAAACAATAAAAATTGCTTGGTGGGGACTGCATTTCGGCGAAGAAGAGCCGTTTGTTGAGAAAAAAGGCGCCGGCACGATTTTTTTTACCGGCTGTAATCTGCGATGCGTCTATTGCCAAAATTACCAAATCTCCCAGCAGGGAATCGGCAAAAACTACAGTTTACCGGAACTGATAGAAATAATGCTCAAACTTCAGGAGATGGGCGCTTTGAATATTGATCTGGTCACTCCGACAATTTGGGCAAAACAAATAAAGGAGGCGATTATAGAAGCCAAAAAAGGGGGACTAACTATTCCCATTCTTTGGAATTCCAACGCTTACGAGGATGTTGAAATGCTTAAGGAATTTGAAGGCTTGGTGGATATTTATCTTCCTGACTTCAAATACAGCGACGATGAATTGGGATTCAGATATTCAGGAATAAAAAATTATTCCAAAAAAGCGAGCGAGGCAATCAGGGAAATGCATCGCCAAGTCGGCAATTTGAAATTAGACGAAAAGGGGATAGCTCAAAAGGGCATTGTGGTCAGGCATTTGATTTTACCAAATAATATTGAAAACAGCTTAAAAGTATTAGAATGTATCAAGGATATTGATAATAATATTTACATCAGCTTAATGAGCCAATACGAACCGATTCATAAAGCAAAAGATCTTCCGGAATTAAACAGAATTATAACTAAAAAGGAATTAGGCAAGGTTTTCGACCGTCTGGTTGAGCTGGGATTTGAGAACGGCTGGGTTCAGGACATAGAAAGCCATTCCGATTTCCTCCCTGATTTCACCAAAGAAAACCCCTTTAAAAAATGATTTCAAAAATCCCATGTTGACGTCTGACGTCAACATACTGACGTCAACATACTTTCAAAAGCGTTCCATGGGAAAAGGGATTGTGATAAACTAAATTCAGTTACTTTGAAAATGAAAATGGGAAAAATTAAAATGAAAAAATTCATACCGCTTGATAAATCATCGATCATCGGGATGGGTCTTCTGGATATCATCAACGGATACAAAGACATTGAGACTTTTTTAGGTCAACAGAAAATCCTTAGCGAAGATCTACTGGCGCTGAAACGGGCAAGTGAATTATGGAGGACAAACGAGCCGATTGACGTCGGTGAATCGGGAACGCTCTATCGTCTGTTGCAATTTGCTTCATGGAAACTCGGCCTTAATAAAAAATTTATAATCAGGGGAACTCTGAAAAATAAAAAAATAACCGATGACCCCGGAATTGTAAACCTCCCCCTTGAAGAGCTTTTAAAATTAGATAATGGCACCTCTCAATGGGCTACTGCCACAAAGTTGCTTGGAAACAAGGAAACTGTTTCTAACCCGCCCTACAAATTGAAGATCACTTACGAGGCGATAAGGCATTGGAAAAAACGGAGGAAAGAAGGGCTGTCTTGGGAGCCAAGACAGGATGAAATGATACTCAAGCAAGCTGAAACTTTTCTTTCCCTTTCGCGAAAAGAGAACGCCAAATTCATAGCCGAACAAGCAGAAGATTATTGTTTTGCCCGAGCATTCAATTTCATTTCTCAAGAAGAGGGCCTGAAAAGATGGCCGAGTTTGCAAAGCCACGAAAGCAATAGAATTCTGGAAATGGAGAATGCCCTTAACGTCGCGCAAAAAGGAGAAGAAATAATATCCAAAGACCATCGGGTAATTCAAGCGATAGTTATGTGGGGGATAGTCAATAATTCAGCCGTGAAAATAAAGCACCCTGAAGCGGTGAATAAGAGCTGGCCGGAATTTTGGGAATTTATAAGCGAGATTTAAAATCTCGCCTTTTTATTTAAAATCAAAATCGTGGTAAAATTAAATTGACCATTAATAATTAATTTAACAATCAAATCATATGAAAAATGCTGATTCCGGATTGGTGATATCCATCATATTAATTCTTACCGCAGCTGTTCTAGGATACGCTCTTTGGGTTGCGGATTCTCTCCGCTATTATCTTGAAGGATATTCTTTTACTCCGATGTTCGAGCATGGAACGGGAACAGCTAAGATAGAAGGCGTTAAAAAATTCCTTTCAGAAGAGGAATTTAAAAATTACCTGAAAAACGCCTCGGAATATTCTTATTACGGGGCCGGAAGCTTTTCAGACAGAAGGACTTTGATGAAAGAAGGAATGACGATAGCTTCTCCCATGGCTAACGAAGTGACCGGAGCAACAGGAGGATCGGCTCAAGGAAGATTTTCCGAAACCAATGTTCAGGTGGCGGGAATTGATGAACCGGATATTGTAAAAACCGACGGCAAGGAAATTTATTTCTCAAGGGAAGGGTATTATTATTGGGACCAATTTGATTTCGAAACAACAAGGATGATAATGCCACCGCAAAGAAATGGCGGAACAAGCCTTATAAAAGCCTTTCCTCCGGCAGACTTAGCCTTGGACGTAAAAATTGACAAGAACGGACAATTACTTTTGAATAAGAATGTCCTTGTTATATTTAATGGAGAAAAAATTTACGGCTATAATGTTTCAGACCCGAAAAATCCCAAAGAAAAATGGAATGTAGAATTGGATGAGCAGAATTACGTAATCGGGGCCAGGCTCTATAACGGAAAAATATATCTGACCACTAAGGAGAGAGTTGACTACGACCATCCTTGCTTGCTTGAACCGCTTGCGGTTAACGGAAAACCGCTTGCCATAAACTGCCTTAATATTTACCATCCTGTAACAGATATGCCGGCTGATGTAATTTTCACCGCTTTCGTCATTAACCCCGAATCAGGAAATGTGGAAAAAAATGTTGCTTTTGTCGGAAGCTCTGAATCATCTGTTTTCTATATGTCGGAAAGCGCCATATACATCACTTATCCCTTCTATCAGGATTTAGTAAAATTTACCTATAATTTTTTCAACGAAAAAGGGAAAGATCTGATTCCTGCTTCAACGCTTAATAAAATAAAAAACCTAATCAGCTATGACATCAGCCCTACTTCTAAAATGACGGAACTGGGAATCATAACCGACAAATTTTTAAATTCTCTGGACAATGACGAAAGACTAAAAATTGAAAACGAGTTCCAAAACAGAATGGCTGATTACTATAAAACGAATATCCGCGAACTGCAGGGCACGGGTTTGGTGAAAATTGGACTGGATAAATTTGAAGTCTCGGCTAACGGCAATGTCCCGGGAACCCTCCTTAATCAGTTCTCATTAGATGAATACAAGGGCAATCTAAGAGTGGCGACGACTATCGGGGAAGGATATTTTGGTATGTTCAACGGAATCAGCGGAGGTAGGAAAACCGTTAATGATGTTTATGTTCTGGATAAAAACTTAAACATAACCGGTTCAGTCAAAGACCTTGGAATTCAAGAAAAAATCTATTCAGTCAGATTTTTGGAAGACAAAGGATATGTTGTCACATTTAGAGAAACCGACCCTTTTTATGTTCTGGACCTTTCCGTTCCCAATAAACCGGAGCTGGTGGGAGAATTAAAAATCCCGGGATATTCCGCTTACCTGCACCCCATAACTGAAGACAAAATTTTAGGGATAGGGAAAGAAGGCTCTCAAGTGAAGATATCCTTGTTTGACGTGGCAAATCCCAAAACGCCGACTGAAAAAAGCAAATATGTCCTGAATGAATACTGGTCAGAAATACTTAATAATCATCACGCTTTTCTGATGGACGCAAAACATGAAGTATTCTTTTTGCCGGGAAGCCAGGGAGGTTATATTTTCTCCTACAAGGGAGATCAGCTGAAACTTGTTAAAGCTGTCAGTAATATTTCAGCCAAAAGAGCGATTTACATCAATGATTACCTGTACATAATCGGAGATTCTCAAATCATCATTCTCAACGAAAACGATTGGGCAAAAGTAAACAAACTGGATTTATAGTATCCGAATTAAAAATTAAAAAATAAAAATTAAAAAATTATGAGGATACCGCAACATTTGCTTCAATTTAAAGAAGAAAGGGCGTTGCTCATTGTCACCGGAAAGAACGTGGCCGAGTTTTACATTGCTGCTGACGGGGTAATAGAAAAGGACGGAAGTTTTGAAGTCACCCTTCCTGATTATTTTAAAAAAGAAGGGTTTTTTGGAAGAAGGGGAGGAGGGCTGTTCAGCTCAGGGTCCATCGTGGAAAAAACAAAACAAAAAGTTAAGAACGGATTCCTGAAGGAATTTAAAGATAGCATTAAGGAATTATTCTCAAAAAATAAAATAAATCATATTTACATTTTTTCTCCTTCCGATACAATCAACGTCGTGGAAAAAAATTTGCCGGCAACGGAAAAGAAAAAAGTTTCGGCTGCCTTTAAGGGAAATTTCTATAAGCAAAATCCTCTGGCGCTCTTGGAAAAAATAAACGTAGAAATAAAAGGGAAAGAGGTTGAAATGCTTAAACCTGAAGAAGCAAAAATCCTCAAAACCAAAACCCTATAAAATAAAAAAGTAAAAAATTGCTGGGAAGCCACCCCGGCATTTTTTGTGCTAAGATAGGAAATATGAATAAATATAAGAGGCCGGAGATAATGAGCCCTATAGGGGATTGGGCCGGATTGGAAGCCTGCAAAGACTACGCTGACGCAGTCTATTTTGGCGTTTCTGATTTAAGTATGAGAGCAAGGGCTAATTTTTTGAAACTTAGAGACTTGGGTAAATTTACAAAAAAGTGCCGTGACTATAAATTAAAAAACTACCTAACTCTAAATTCCACACTTTATAATAAAGACATTAAGGAAGCGGAAAAAATAGTCAAAGCAGCTAAGGCGGAGGGCGTTGACTCTTTGATTGTCTGGGACCCGGCAACTATAGAAATTGCCAGAAAAGAAAATATGAACTTCACTATCTCAACCCAAGCCAATATCTCAAATTGGAAAACCGCTGAATTTTACAAAAAACTTGACGCCAAACGGATTGTCCTGGCAAGAGAACTTAATCTTAAACAAATCAAAGAAATCAAAGACAAGGTTAGCATTGAAATTGAAACCTTTGTCCATGGGGCAATGTGCCTGGCAATTTCCGGAAGATGCATTATTTCAGCTTACATTTTCGGAAAATCAGCCAACTGCGGATATTGCTCCCAGCCCTGCAGAAAAGAATGGTTTTTGTCAGACAAGGAAGGAAACAAGATATCCAACGAAGGAAAATACTTTCTTAATTCAAAAGACCTTTGCATGATTGAATATATTCCGGAATTGATAAAAGCCGGCATTGATTCTTTTAAAATAGAAGGAAGAAAGAGAGACCCGAAATATGTAGAAACAACCGCCAGATGCTACAAAGAAGCCGTTGATTCTTTTTTTGAAGGAACTTTCACGGACGAGAAAGCCAAGGAATGGAAGAAGGAATTGGAGAAGTCTTATAACAGGGGATTCTCAACGGGATTTTATTTCGGCGTTCCCGGAAAAGAAGGGATAAACTACGACAAAGCTGATAATGTTTCTTTGTTCAAAAAAGAAATGGTGGGAAAAGTCGTCCATTACTACCCCAAGGCAAAGGCCGTCTCCATAAAAGCGATGAGAGATATAAAAATAGGAAATACCTTAATAATAGAAGGGGAGAAAACCTTTTTGGAGCAAAAAATTGATTCCATGCAAATTAACGGAAAAGACATCAAGAAAGCCAAAAAGGGAGAAGAATTCGCCATAAAAACAGAAAAGTCAGCCAAAAAAAATGATAATGTTTTTATGGTCGTAAAAAGAGATGTTTTGGAATAACAAAAAAAACAGAATCAAACTCGGCTTCAGCGAAGATATTGAACCGCAAGACATTTTGCTGGATTCTTTGGCTCAAAAAAAAGAAGAAGAATTGGGAATCTCGGAAAAGAAATTTGAAGTCCCTGTTTTAAAAATGGCCATCAAAGGGCTTTGGGGTTTCTCAATTTTCATACTCCTTCTCCTTTTCGCCAAGACTTTCCAGCTTCAGGTTTTAGAACACGAAAAATATTCTGCTATGGCCGAAGACAATAAATTCATCATCACTCAAATCAAGTCCGAAAGGGGAGTCATCTACGACAAAGATATGAAACAGCTGGCCTTTAATAAATTCAGTTTTGATTTGATCTGCCTGAAAAAAGACATCCCGCAGGAAGAATCAGAAAAACAAAGAGTTTTTAACGAAGTCTCCCGCATTTTAAAAATCAATCCGGAAGAACTGAAATCAAAAATTGAAAAAAACAAAGAGAAAAATGTTCTTGTTTCCGCTAACATGGGGCATCAAGATCTGATTATTTTGGAAACCAAAATTCAGGAACTCCCCGGATTTGAAATAAGAAATAATGAAACAAGGGAATACAAAGACGGCCCGATTTTCTCCCATCTCATGGGATACCTCGGAAAAATTACGCCGGAAGAACTTAAAACACAAAACGGATATTCAATGGCTGATTGGATCGGGAAGGACGGGGTTGAAAAAGAATACGAAGAAATTCTCAAGAAAAAATCAGGCGAAAAAAGAACAGAAAGAGATGTTATGGGAAATATAATTTCAGAAGAAACCATCTCCGTCGCCGAATCAGGAGATAACTTGGTCCTTTGGCTTGATTCCGGCCTGCAAGAAAAAATAGCTGAAGAATTAAAAAAGGGGATTGAACAAGTCGGAAGCAAAATGGGGGTAGCGGTGGCAATGAACCCGAAAACAGGAGGAATTCTCTCTCTGGTCAATATTCCTTCTTTTGACAACAATCTCTTCAGTAAAGGAGCTGACCCTAAAAAATTAAAAGAGCTCTTAAGCGACAAAGACTATCCTCTATTTAACAGAGTTATCAGCGGAAACTATGCTGTAGGTTCAACCATAAAACCTCTGGTTGCCACGGCCGCTTTGGAAGAAAAAATCATTTCCCCGAATAAAAACATTAATTGCCAAGGGCTTATTGAGATTGTCAGCAAATATGACCCGGAAAATATTCAATATTTCCGAGATTGGGCTACCCACGGCCCGACAAATATGAGAAAAGCTATCGCTGAATCATGCAACGTCTACTTCTATACCATCGGCGGTGGCTACGGAAACCAATCGGGATTAGGCCCGACAAGAATAAAAAAATTCCTGGAACTTTTCGGCTGGGGGAAAGAAACCAATGTTGATTTGCCGGGAGAAGGAAAGGGGCTTATGCCTTCGCCGGAATGGAAAAAAACAAATAAGAGAATGGTTTGGACAGACGGAGACACCTATAATTTTTCCATCGGCCAAGGCTATCTTCTGGCTACCCCTATTCAAGTTGTCACTGCCATCAGCGCTGTTGCCAACGGAGGCAAGCTTTTGCAGCCCCAAACCGTCAAAGCAATAATTGACAGCGATAAAAAAATAATCAAAGAATACGAACCGAAAATTATCAGGGAAAATTTCGTAAATCCGGAAAGCTTAAAAATCGTCAAAGAAGGAATGAGGGAAGGAGTTATTTACGGCTCTTCAGCTTTAATGAATTCCTTACCGGTGGAAGTGGCGGCCAAAACAGGAACAGCTCAAATTCCCATAGAAGGACACTACAATAACTGGGTTTCTGTTTTCGCCCCCTACGACGACCCCCAAATAGTCCTCACTCTTATGGTTGAAGACGTAAGGGGGATGCAGGCCGTGGCAGTTCCCATCGCCAACGAAATCTTGAAATGGTACTTTACTCAAGACAAACCCCTTAACAAATAATGAATAAGGTGCTAAGCTATATATATAAAAATAAAAATATAAAAAAGAGGTGAGGAAAATGCAGGGCTGAAACGTTAGAATTCCTAATCAGAAATTTATTGACTGAAAATTAGGTGGTAGAAAAAAACGTTTCGGCACAATTAAAAAAATAAACCGCTGGGAGAGAAGAAATAGCTCCTTAATTTCAATGAAATTGGCCAGCTGGCCTGTGGAGAAATTATCGCGGTAAAATCTTATAATTAATTTGTTGTCATGGTGACTGCGTTCTCACTGAATGCGGTCGCCCAAAAGAGGGAAGAGAGATGGTAAAGATAGTTGTCTCTCTCCCTCTCACACTCATCCTTTCAGGGCTAATCATCATTAAGATGGTTATTTTTTTGCGGTTTTGGGGAAAATGAAGTAAAATAGATAAGATTTGGCATATCAGCCAAAAACAAAAAAACTCAATAATATGGCAAATGTAGACGAATTAAAAGAAATAAGATTAAAAAAACTTATGGCGTTGGAAAACGCCGGAATTTCGGCTTATCCGAATAAGACGAAAAGGACGCATACTTGCCAACAGGCGCTTGATGATTTCACGGAAATAGTAAAATCGAAAAAAGAAATTATTCTTGTGGGAAGAATCAAATCCTTAAGGGAACACGGCGGATTATGTTTTGCCGACATTGAAGATGGAACCGGAAAAATTCAAGTTTTTTTAAGAAAAGACAGGCTCGGCGAAAAACTATACGCTTTCTTTTTGGAAAGCTTTGACATCGGCGATTTTATTGAAATAAAGGGAACCCTCTTCATCACCAAGAGGGGAGAAAAAACCATTGAAGCGGCTGATTTTAAAATGCTGGCCAAATCGCTTCTGCCTCTGCCGGAAAAATGGCGCGGACTACAAGACGCCGAAGAAAGATACCGCAAAAGATACTTGGATATTATTTTCAATAAAGAGGTCAAGGAAAAATTTGAACTCCACGCAAAAATAATAAGAGAAATGAGAAATTTTCTGGAGAAGCAAGGCTTTTTGGAAGTGGAAACCCCTGTTCTTCAGCCTATTTACGGCGGAGCTTCAGCTAAGCCTTTTAAAACCAGGCATAACGCTTTGGGCATGGATTTTTATCTGCGGATTTCTCCGGAGTTATATTTAAAACGGCTGCTTGTTGCCGGCTTTGAAAAAATTTATGAATTGGGAAAATGTTTCCGCAACGAAGGAATGGATCGCTCCCATAATCCTGATTTCACCATGCTTGAATTCTACTGGGCTTATTCTGACTGCAAAGATCTGATGAAATTTACGGAGGAATTTTTAAGCGCGACGGTTAAAAAAGTTTTCGGAAAATTGGAAATAGAATATGAAAGTGAAAAAATAAATTTCAAGACGCCTTGGGAGAGGATAGAATACAAAGACATCTTCAGAAAAGAATTTGGCATAGATTATGAAACTGTAAACAGGGACAGTCTGGCGAAAGAGGCGGAAAAACATAATATTGAGATAAAAAAAGCGATGACTAAGGCGGAAATAGCCGACGAGATGTTTAAAATCTGCCGGACGAGAATAAAGGGGCCTGCTTTTATCATAAATTACCCAAAGGGATTCTTCCCGTTATGCAAGGCATCTGAAAAAAATCCTGAAATTCTGGAAAGCTTCCAATTGATAATTGCCGGCTTTGAAATAGTTAAGGCCTTTTCCGAACTGAATAATCCCATTGAGCAAAGAAAGAGATTTGAAGAGCAAGAAAATCTATTTAAAGAAGGGATGGAGGAGGCTCAAAGAATTGACGAGGATTTTCTTGAGGCTATGGAGCATGGTATGCCTCCGGCTTCAGGTTGGGGAATAGGAGTGGATAGGTTTGTTTCAATCTTGACCAATTCGCACAGCTTGAAGGAGGCGATACTCTTCCCGGCAATGCGTCCAAAATCTTAAATTTATCGGGTAGGTCTGCAGGGCGATCTGCAGGGAAGCCACCCCAGTAAGCTCATTTTCAAAACTGGTAGACCCCTGGGGTCTCCAGTTTTTGCCTTTTGAGAGAAAGCGAGAGAAAGTGCAGATGTCGGACATCTACATAACACTTAATTTTGGATTTAGCAAATTTTGATTGACAGTCGGCAGGTAAAAATGCTTAAATCAAACTACTTCGGAAATTAGCTCTTTTGACAACAAAATATACTGAAATGAGCGAAAAGCTGATTTGATCTCGGAGGAATAAAAATATTAAAAAACGAATGAATACAAAAAAATGAACGGCACAAAGAATTCTTGGCTAGGGCCAGGAAAGGAAAATTTGTTTCAAAGAATTAAGAAAAAACGCATAGAAGAAGAAAAAGGAGGGGTGAAAATCGTTAATTTAGCGATTGGACAGCCACAGGGACCAGCCCTGAGAAGCGCCCGAATGGGAGTGGCGAAAGCTGTGTTAAGTGAAGAAGAGTCTATGCACGAATATCAAGACAACGGAAGCTCCGGCGTTCCAGATTTTGCTAGAAAATTTGTGGAATTCCATACGGACAAAATTAGAGATGGTATGAAATTTTTACCGTTTAAGGGATTTAAAGATTCTCTGACGATAATTCCTCTTGCATGTAACTCCAGTAAAGATAGGTGTTTAACTGTCGCGACAATGACAAGGCCAGGATATCCGACGCCGGAAATTGTGTGCGAATTTCTAAAAGTAAAAAACTATGCCTTGCCGTTGAATTGTGAAAATGATTTTAAAGTCCAGTTAAAAGACATACTGACGGGAACAAATCTTTTAATGCTTAATTATCCGCACAATCCTTCTGGCCAAGCGCTAAGATTTGATGACTGGGTAAAACTTTGCAAATACTGTTCGGGCAATGGGATAAGGCTGTTTAATGACGGCGCCTACAATGGTTTGATCCACGTAGAAGATTGCGAAACCTTAGCATATGTTGCTCAGGATTTTCCAGATCTCGAGTGGGCGGAATTTTATTCAGCGTCCAAATTAATTGGCAACGGAACAGGGTGGAGAGTGGCGGCTGGCGTAGGCTCTATGAATTTCATGAATGACATCGGCAGAATAAAAGGTGATTTAGATAGCGGATTTGTTCCCTTTGTGGCAGCTGGCGTGCTTGAAGCTATACAAAATGATGCGGAAGGAATTGAAAAATGTCGGAAAATCTATGAACGCCGTTTAGAAAACCCGATCGGGATGCTAAAAAAGGAAGGAATGAAGATTGCAACAGAGCCAAAGGCAGGATTTTTCACCCTATGGAAAGTCCCAAACCAAGCCTTCGGCATAAGGATTGAAGGCGCGGAACAATTCAACGACATTATGATTGAAAGAACAGGAATACTTGGCGTGCCGTTTGAAGGCTTCCGTAAAAATTATATCCGCTATGCGGTGTGCAACAACGATGTGGATAAGAAAATGTCTCTTATTCAAAAAGGTTTTGAGAAGGCAAAAGTTTCTTACCTGTCTTAGTAAAAAAACATCAACCGAAAAATTTAATTCCTCGGTTTTTTTATTTCTGCAGGGCACTTCTGCAGGGCGATATGCAGGGCGTCCACCCCAGTAAAGCTAAATTTTTTGAAAACTGTGGATAACTCTGCAGGGAAGCCACCCCGGTAGATTTAACGAGTTTCGCAGGGGTCAGACCCCTGTAAAATCCGCAGGGGTCAGACCCCTGTATTTTATTCTTATTTTGGGAGAAAGGTGATAAAATGGGGTTATATGGCGAAAAATAAAAATAAAGAAAAAAATAGCGGATTGAATAAATCAGATAGACCGGATGAGTTGAATAAAGAACAGAGGGAGGCGGTGGTTCATGGCGACGGACCGCTTTTGATTGTGGCCGGAGCCGGAACAGGCAAAACAAAGGTCATAACCGAAAGAATCGCTTATCTGATTGAAGCAAAAAAGGCGAGGCCTGATGAAATTTTAGCTTTGACCTTTACTGAAAAAGCAGCTGAAGAGATGGAAGAAAGAGCAGACAAGCTCTTGCCCTACGGCTACGTTGACTTATGGATTTCCACCTTCCATTCTTTCTGCGAAAGAATTCTGAAAGACCATGGCCTTGATATCGGATTATCAAATGATTTCAAACTGGCAGACCAGACAGCGGCTTGGCTTTTGATGAAGAAAAATATAGACAAATTCAGCTTAGATTATTACCGACCGCTGGGCAATCCCAATAAATTCATCCATGCCCTGATCTCCTGTTTCTCGCGTTGCAAAGACCAAGGAATTTCCCCGGAAGACTTTTTAAAGCACAGCGACGGATTAAAAACCAATTTAACTGATTTACCGGAAGAAAACGAAGCTGAAAGAATAAAGGAGGTGGCTGATGCCTATCATGTTTATCAAAAATTGCTCTTAGACAATAATCTTCTTGATTTCGGAGATTTAATCAATTATTGCATCAGGCTTTTCAAGGAGAGGCCTCTGATTCTAAAAAGATACAGGGAGAAATTTAAATATATTCTCGTTGACGAATTTCAGGATACGAACTGGTCTCAATATGAATTGATAAAAATGCTGGCTGAACCGAAAAACAATCTTACGGTCTGCGCCGACGACGATCAAGCGGTGTATCGATGGAGGGGCGCTTCTTACAATAATATCCTCCAATTTAAAAAAGACTTCCCGAAAGCCAAAGAAATTTTTCTCATCAGAAATTACCGCTCAACCCAAGACATACTTGATTTGTCTTATAAATTCATAAAAGCCAACAACCCCAACCGTTTGGAATTTGTCAGCAAAGTGGATAAAAAATTAATCAGCGAAAAGAACAAAAAAGGAGAAATAGGGTATTTTCATTTCAGAAACTCCGACGAAGAGGTGAGGGGAGTCATTAAAAAAATTACCCGAATAATGAAGGAAAACAAAGATGCTTGCTTTAGTGATTTTGCCATTCTGGTAAGAGCCAATAATCAAGCCATCCCGTTCTCTCAAGCGCTGGAAAGATCCGGCTTGCCTTATCAATTCTTAGCCTCCTGGGGGCTTTATTCCAAGCCGGTTGTTCTGGACATAATTTCCTATTTAAAGCTTTTGGATAATTACCATGAAAGTTCAGCTGCTTATCGCGTTTTAAACTTTCCCTTTCTCCAAATACCCGGCGATGACGTGGTGAAA
Encoded proteins:
- the lysS gene encoding lysine--tRNA ligase, which encodes MANVDELKEIRLKKLMALENAGISAYPNKTKRTHTCQQALDDFTEIVKSKKEIILVGRIKSLREHGGLCFADIEDGTGKIQVFLRKDRLGEKLYAFFLESFDIGDFIEIKGTLFITKRGEKTIEAADFKMLAKSLLPLPEKWRGLQDAEERYRKRYLDIIFNKEVKEKFELHAKIIREMRNFLEKQGFLEVETPVLQPIYGGASAKPFKTRHNALGMDFYLRISPELYLKRLLVAGFEKIYELGKCFRNEGMDRSHNPDFTMLEFYWAYSDCKDLMKFTEEFLSATVKKVFGKLEIEYESEKINFKTPWERIEYKDIFRKEFGIDYETVNRDSLAKEAEKHNIEIKKAMTKAEIADEMFKICRTRIKGPAFIINYPKGFFPLCKASEKNPEILESFQLIIAGFEIVKAFSELNNPIEQRKRFEEQENLFKEGMEEAQRIDEDFLEAMEHGMPPASGWGIGVDRFVSILTNSHSLKEAILFPAMRPKS
- a CDS encoding radical SAM protein translates to MNMEKTIKIAWWGLHFGEEEPFVEKKGAGTIFFTGCNLRCVYCQNYQISQQGIGKNYSLPELIEIMLKLQEMGALNIDLVTPTIWAKQIKEAIIEAKKGGLTIPILWNSNAYEDVEMLKEFEGLVDIYLPDFKYSDDELGFRYSGIKNYSKKASEAIREMHRQVGNLKLDEKGIAQKGIVVRHLILPNNIENSLKVLECIKDIDNNIYISLMSQYEPIHKAKDLPELNRIITKKELGKVFDRLVELGFENGWVQDIESHSDFLPDFTKENPFKK
- a CDS encoding peptidase U32, with amino-acid sequence MNKYKRPEIMSPIGDWAGLEACKDYADAVYFGVSDLSMRARANFLKLRDLGKFTKKCRDYKLKNYLTLNSTLYNKDIKEAEKIVKAAKAEGVDSLIVWDPATIEIARKENMNFTISTQANISNWKTAEFYKKLDAKRIVLARELNLKQIKEIKDKVSIEIETFVHGAMCLAISGRCIISAYIFGKSANCGYCSQPCRKEWFLSDKEGNKISNEGKYFLNSKDLCMIEYIPELIKAGIDSFKIEGRKRDPKYVETTARCYKEAVDSFFEGTFTDEKAKEWKKELEKSYNRGFSTGFYFGVPGKEGINYDKADNVSLFKKEMVGKVVHYYPKAKAVSIKAMRDIKIGNTLIIEGEKTFLEQKIDSMQINGKDIKKAKKGEEFAIKTEKSAKKNDNVFMVVKRDVLE
- the mrdA gene encoding penicillin-binding protein 2; translation: MFWNNKKNRIKLGFSEDIEPQDILLDSLAQKKEEELGISEKKFEVPVLKMAIKGLWGFSIFILLLLFAKTFQLQVLEHEKYSAMAEDNKFIITQIKSERGVIYDKDMKQLAFNKFSFDLICLKKDIPQEESEKQRVFNEVSRILKINPEELKSKIEKNKEKNVLVSANMGHQDLIILETKIQELPGFEIRNNETREYKDGPIFSHLMGYLGKITPEELKTQNGYSMADWIGKDGVEKEYEEILKKKSGEKRTERDVMGNIISEETISVAESGDNLVLWLDSGLQEKIAEELKKGIEQVGSKMGVAVAMNPKTGGILSLVNIPSFDNNLFSKGADPKKLKELLSDKDYPLFNRVISGNYAVGSTIKPLVATAALEEKIISPNKNINCQGLIEIVSKYDPENIQYFRDWATHGPTNMRKAIAESCNVYFYTIGGGYGNQSGLGPTRIKKFLELFGWGKETNVDLPGEGKGLMPSPEWKKTNKRMVWTDGDTYNFSIGQGYLLATPIQVVTAISAVANGGKLLQPQTVKAIIDSDKKIIKEYEPKIIRENFVNPESLKIVKEGMREGVIYGSSALMNSLPVEVAAKTGTAQIPIEGHYNNWVSVFAPYDDPQIVLTLMVEDVRGMQAVAVPIANEILKWYFTQDKPLNK